A single window of uncultured Pseudodesulfovibrio sp. DNA harbors:
- a CDS encoding carbon starvation protein A yields MSLFFGSIILLILGYFIYGSFVAKVFGIDPGRPTPAKTMTDGVDYVEMPVWKVFLIQLLNIAGLGPIFGPILGALYGPIALVWIVVGCIFGGAVHDFFSGMLSVRHGGRSIPDVVGLTLGKGFQQFMRGFSVVLLVLVGIVFVLGPAGLLQNLTDFSTQMWVVIIFIYYFIATILPVDKVIGRIYPIFGAILIFMAVGLAVMMIAKGYSFESSTLFTHTNPQDLPLWPLVFITIACGAISGFHATQSPMMARCLPNEKYGHMVFYGGMIAEGIIAIIWASLAIAFFDTPEELNEVLGTGGPALVVNTVSTELLGAFGGILAVIGVVLLPVTSGDTAFRSARLIIADFMGLSQKENMKRIFIAVPLFLVGFMVSLTEFGLIWRYFGWANQTMAAIVLWAASAHLAMVGKSHWLTTIPALFMTCVVTTFLCYAQIGFNLPMPVATGVGIAVSVISLILFLRYRTGEAAASAAVDYTE; encoded by the coding sequence ATGTCGTTGTTTTTTGGTTCCATCATACTGCTTATACTTGGTTATTTTATTTACGGATCGTTTGTCGCAAAAGTTTTTGGAATTGATCCCGGAAGGCCGACTCCGGCCAAGACGATGACCGACGGCGTGGATTATGTGGAAATGCCGGTCTGGAAAGTCTTTCTTATTCAGTTGTTGAATATCGCAGGATTGGGGCCGATTTTCGGTCCGATACTCGGTGCGCTCTATGGTCCCATTGCCCTTGTCTGGATCGTTGTCGGGTGTATTTTCGGCGGTGCTGTACATGATTTCTTTTCCGGTATGCTTTCGGTCAGACATGGTGGGCGTAGTATTCCCGATGTCGTGGGGTTGACCCTTGGCAAAGGATTTCAGCAGTTCATGCGTGGTTTCTCCGTGGTCCTGCTCGTTCTAGTCGGGATCGTCTTCGTGCTCGGCCCAGCCGGTTTGCTTCAGAATTTGACGGATTTTTCCACTCAGATGTGGGTAGTCATCATTTTTATCTATTACTTTATCGCCACTATTTTGCCGGTAGATAAGGTCATCGGGCGCATTTATCCCATCTTCGGTGCTATCCTTATTTTCATGGCCGTGGGGCTGGCTGTGATGATGATAGCCAAAGGGTATTCGTTCGAGAGTTCGACCCTGTTTACACACACCAATCCGCAAGATCTGCCGCTTTGGCCGTTGGTCTTCATCACTATCGCCTGTGGTGCGATCAGTGGATTTCATGCCACCCAGTCGCCGATGATGGCTCGTTGTCTGCCCAATGAAAAATACGGGCACATGGTCTTTTACGGCGGCATGATTGCAGAGGGCATCATCGCCATTATCTGGGCGTCATTGGCCATCGCGTTTTTCGATACACCGGAGGAACTCAACGAAGTGTTGGGAACCGGCGGTCCGGCTCTGGTGGTGAACACGGTATCCACTGAACTCCTCGGTGCATTTGGCGGTATTCTGGCTGTTATTGGAGTGGTTTTGCTCCCCGTTACTTCGGGTGACACGGCTTTCAGAAGTGCCCGGTTAATCATCGCGGATTTCATGGGGCTGTCTCAGAAAGAAAATATGAAGCGCATTTTTATCGCGGTTCCGCTTTTTCTTGTCGGATTCATGGTGTCATTGACGGAATTCGGATTGATTTGGCGCTATTTTGGGTGGGCCAACCAGACAATGGCGGCCATCGTATTGTGGGCGGCTTCGGCACACCTCGCCATGGTGGGCAAGAGCCATTGGCTGACGACGATTCCAGCATTATTCATGACTTGTGTTGTCACGACATTCCTCTGTTATGCTCAGATCGGATTCAATTTACCCATGCCCGTTGCTACAGGCGTCGGTATAGCTGTTTCCGTGATTTCATTAATTCTGTTCTTGCGGTATCGGACAGGAGAGGCTGCGGCCTCGGCAGCCGTCGACTACACGGAGTAA
- a CDS encoding SHOCT domain-containing protein, with product MEFFSTIGNWCGGPAFWQGSGHGVGGWMPFHFGGIFQLIIIGLIIYFTVRMFRKPATNGGPGRAEDILKRRYAAGEIDTQTYEAMKKDLQNI from the coding sequence ATGGAATTTTTTAGTACAATAGGTAATTGGTGTGGTGGGCCTGCCTTCTGGCAGGGCAGCGGTCACGGAGTGGGCGGATGGATGCCCTTCCATTTTGGCGGCATATTCCAACTCATCATTATCGGACTCATCATATATTTTACGGTCCGCATGTTTCGAAAACCCGCCACGAATGGCGGACCGGGCAGAGCTGAAGACATTCTCAAGCGCAGGTACGCAGCCGGAGAAATAGACACACAAACCTATGAAGCCATGAAAAAGGATTTACAAAATATTTAG
- the gltX gene encoding glutamate--tRNA ligase, with protein sequence MTKIVSRFAPSPTGYLHIGGARTALFSWLLARATGGEFRLRIEDTDRERSTQEATDAIIDSMKWLGLEHDGEIVFQSTRADRHNEVIDQLIANGHAYYCQCSKEDVDAMREKAMKEGRKPKYDGTCREKGLTEGVVRLKTPQEGATGFTDMVKGPINVENIEMDDMILRRSDGTPTYNLAVVVDDHDMGVNHVMRGDDHVNNTPRQILIYRAMGWDVPQFGHVPMILGPDKKKLSKRHGALSVMEYEKMGYLPEAVTNYLARLGWSHGDQELFTMDEMVELFSPDHLGNSPSVFDLTKFEWVNGQYMQKADPERLAEMLCDFLTREVGEEEAASVSKADFAKVAPLLQPRAKSIVDMLEQSRPFIVDASFLPYDEKAVKKFLTEETKPLLEEIAERIEALDEFTEKSLEDVHRQFLEDKDIKFKIIAQPIRVAIMGKTQSPGLFETMIVLGKEQTLARMKRAIEL encoded by the coding sequence ATGACCAAGATCGTTTCTCGTTTTGCACCCAGCCCGACTGGGTATTTGCATATTGGCGGTGCTCGTACCGCACTGTTTTCCTGGCTTCTGGCTCGTGCTACAGGCGGTGAATTCCGTTTGCGTATCGAGGATACGGACCGTGAACGGTCCACGCAGGAAGCTACGGACGCCATCATTGATTCTATGAAATGGCTTGGTCTTGAGCATGACGGCGAGATTGTGTTTCAGTCCACCCGTGCTGATAGGCATAACGAGGTCATTGATCAGCTCATCGCGAACGGTCATGCCTATTACTGTCAGTGTTCCAAGGAAGATGTGGACGCCATGCGTGAAAAGGCCATGAAAGAAGGCCGCAAGCCCAAATATGACGGCACCTGTCGAGAGAAAGGGCTGACCGAGGGCGTGGTTCGTCTCAAGACGCCACAGGAAGGGGCCACCGGCTTTACGGATATGGTCAAAGGGCCGATCAATGTCGAAAATATTGAAATGGACGACATGATTTTGCGCCGTTCCGATGGAACTCCGACTTACAATTTGGCTGTTGTGGTTGATGATCACGATATGGGCGTGAACCACGTTATGCGTGGTGATGACCATGTGAATAACACCCCTCGTCAGATTTTGATTTATCGCGCCATGGGATGGGATGTGCCGCAGTTCGGTCATGTTCCCATGATCCTTGGCCCGGATAAGAAAAAACTTTCAAAGCGTCACGGCGCACTTTCGGTCATGGAATACGAGAAGATGGGCTACCTGCCTGAAGCCGTGACTAACTATCTTGCTCGCCTTGGTTGGTCCCATGGTGATCAGGAGTTGTTTACCATGGATGAAATGGTGGAATTGTTTTCCCCTGACCATTTGGGCAACTCGCCGTCCGTGTTTGATCTGACCAAGTTCGAATGGGTGAACGGTCAGTACATGCAGAAGGCCGACCCCGAGCGTTTGGCTGAAATGTTGTGTGACTTCCTGACCCGTGAAGTGGGAGAGGAAGAGGCAGCCAGTGTATCCAAGGCCGATTTTGCCAAGGTCGCGCCGTTGCTTCAACCTCGTGCCAAATCTATCGTGGACATGCTGGAACAATCCCGTCCGTTTATCGTGGATGCGAGTTTCCTGCCGTACGATGAGAAGGCTGTGAAGAAATTTCTTACCGAAGAGACCAAACCTTTGCTGGAAGAGATCGCTGAGCGTATTGAAGCCCTCGACGAATTCACCGAAAAGTCTCTGGAGGATGTGCATCGTCAGTTCCTTGAAGATAAGGACATCAAGTTCAAGATCATTGCTCAGCCCATTCGTGTGGCAATCATGGGCAAAACACAGTCTCCCGGGTTGTTCGAGACCATGATTGTGCTTGGCAAAGAGCAGACCTTGGCCCGCATGAAGCGAGCTATTGAACTGTAA
- a CDS encoding HDOD domain-containing protein produces the protein MADDTVYNGNGDDIAPEMLEAAKALLVKRYKYIKKPDESMKRLAWIGATHVARDMTASPERYASVESDGVIPDVSPLDPLDILRQDHQLPALPQVFLELQQAISSESTSADDLAEIISQDPGLTAFLLRMVNSAFYSLPMQIDTISRAVTVVGVNQLSTLAVGTSVISLFKDIPEEVLDMEQFWKHSVACGLIARRLCRITGQGDPERAFVSGLLHDIGQLIMLQAEPERVAAVHAHARDKDTLLFAEEKNLLGFDHATLGGMLLRKWNFPFVLVAAVLEHHHPKLGQKEAEPALVHCAETIATGLGIGSSGEFFVQPPNMEIWASMGLTPDRIDEMVEDLDEELEEAFQVLIKQ, from the coding sequence ATGGCAGACGACACCGTCTATAATGGCAATGGAGATGATATCGCACCGGAAATGCTTGAGGCCGCGAAGGCGCTGCTTGTCAAGCGATACAAATATATCAAGAAACCCGATGAATCCATGAAAAGACTGGCATGGATCGGTGCGACCCACGTTGCCCGAGACATGACGGCCAGTCCTGAAAGATACGCATCTGTTGAGTCTGACGGGGTGATACCTGATGTCTCCCCGCTGGACCCGTTGGATATTTTGCGTCAGGATCATCAACTTCCAGCCTTGCCTCAGGTGTTTCTGGAATTGCAACAGGCTATTTCCAGTGAATCTACCTCGGCGGACGATTTGGCCGAAATAATCAGTCAGGACCCCGGATTGACGGCTTTTCTTTTGCGTATGGTCAACTCTGCATTTTACAGTTTGCCCATGCAGATCGATACTATTTCCCGTGCGGTTACGGTTGTTGGCGTAAACCAACTTTCCACTTTGGCAGTGGGCACTTCGGTCATAAGTCTGTTCAAGGATATTCCCGAAGAAGTGCTTGATATGGAGCAGTTCTGGAAACATTCAGTGGCCTGTGGACTGATTGCCAGACGGTTATGCCGTATTACCGGTCAAGGTGACCCGGAGCGGGCATTTGTGTCGGGATTGCTGCACGACATTGGCCAGTTGATCATGTTGCAGGCTGAGCCGGAAAGAGTTGCAGCTGTACATGCCCATGCACGGGATAAGGATACTCTTCTGTTTGCCGAAGAGAAAAATTTGCTTGGTTTTGATCATGCGACCTTGGGCGGCATGTTATTGAGAAAGTGGAATTTCCCGTTTGTTCTTGTGGCCGCAGTGCTGGAGCATCATCATCCCAAGCTGGGTCAGAAAGAGGCAGAACCCGCACTCGTGCATTGCGCTGAAACTATTGCCACTGGCCTCGGTATCGGCTCCAGTGGTGAGTTTTTTGTTCAGCCGCCTAATATGGAGATATGGGCTTCCATGGGGCTGACGCCGGATCGTATCGATGAAATGGTCGAGGATTTGGATGAAGAATTGGAAGAAGCTTTTCAGGTTTTGATCAAACAATAG
- a CDS encoding OprD family outer membrane porin — translation MKNNKVCIFLMVLCLILFSFPALAAEKTVSKYGTVTGQARMYYFTQRNKTTGDDFDNIKESLALGGFLKYETPWLADMFGFGAAVYGTAPLSGELNQADEGGTGLLTSNNEGFAVLGEAYFKARYSQTEMRLWRQRLETPFINSNDSRMIPQTYEAYGIKSSDVENLTWSLYWVDKEKARDTELFKSMSDMAGLDGTDGGVLMAGADWTPVEKLPLRFWNYYAPDLDNTFFTQAGYAFGDPKGVGFTVLFQGVDQRSVGDERAGEYGTAEGGLKGGITFSGFTFDVGGTIVGNSAGIRNSWGNYPFFNNLMSYAFNRAGEKALYLGAAYDFSRLGADGFTANIKTGFGDTPDSGDNASFDRNEYNLNLGYAFDGDLEGLSILNRWSYQDADEDLGGRDGYQVRLRFQYNFQLL, via the coding sequence ATGAAAAATAATAAAGTCTGTATCTTCCTTATGGTTCTGTGTCTCATTCTGTTTTCATTTCCCGCATTGGCCGCGGAAAAGACTGTGTCGAAATATGGCACTGTGACCGGTCAGGCCCGGATGTATTATTTTACCCAGCGCAATAAAACTACGGGTGATGATTTTGACAACATCAAAGAGTCATTGGCCTTGGGTGGCTTTCTTAAATACGAGACACCGTGGCTGGCCGATATGTTTGGTTTTGGTGCTGCCGTATATGGCACAGCTCCGTTGTCCGGCGAATTGAATCAGGCGGATGAGGGCGGTACCGGACTGTTGACCAGCAACAATGAAGGGTTTGCCGTGCTCGGCGAAGCATATTTCAAAGCCCGGTATTCCCAGACTGAAATGCGGTTGTGGCGGCAACGTCTTGAGACTCCGTTCATCAACAGTAACGACAGTCGCATGATCCCCCAGACCTATGAGGCCTATGGCATCAAATCAAGCGATGTCGAAAATCTGACCTGGAGTCTGTACTGGGTGGACAAGGAAAAGGCGCGGGACACGGAACTTTTCAAATCCATGTCTGACATGGCTGGTTTGGACGGAACGGACGGTGGCGTTTTGATGGCTGGCGCGGACTGGACTCCCGTTGAAAAACTCCCGTTGAGATTCTGGAACTACTATGCGCCTGATTTGGATAATACATTTTTTACTCAGGCAGGGTATGCCTTTGGCGACCCCAAAGGTGTTGGCTTTACCGTGTTGTTTCAGGGTGTTGATCAACGCAGTGTCGGTGATGAGCGGGCCGGGGAATATGGCACGGCCGAAGGTGGTCTCAAAGGTGGCATCACCTTCAGCGGTTTTACCTTTGACGTTGGTGGAACCATTGTAGGGAATTCGGCTGGTATTCGTAATTCATGGGGCAACTATCCTTTCTTCAATAATCTGATGAGTTACGCGTTTAACCGGGCTGGTGAAAAAGCTTTATATCTGGGAGCTGCCTACGATTTCAGTCGGCTGGGTGCCGATGGATTTACTGCCAATATCAAGACTGGTTTTGGTGACACGCCGGATTCCGGCGACAATGCGTCCTTTGATCGAAATGAATATAATTTGAATTTGGGGTATGCGTTTGACGGTGACTTAGAGGGGTTATCCATTCTTAATCGTTGGTCTTATCAGGATGCAGACGAAGACCTCGGTGGCCGGGATGGTTATCAGGTGCGTTTGAGATTCCAGTACAATTTTCAATTATTGTAA
- the plsX gene encoding phosphate acyltransferase PlsX — translation MPSIEATRAPRIAVDAMGGDFGPRIVVPAAVEAAREGIAVALVGDEDHINRELADLNTAGLDITVVHASQVVEMDDKPADALRRKKDSSIQVACRLVKKGDADGVVSAGNSGASVACGMFILGRIKGVLRPALAGILPTEKDPVVLIDVGANVDSKPQHLAQFGIMADVFARYVLEMKDPSVGILSIGEEEGKGNAAVREAFDLLRKSDLRFIGNVEGRDIFTGEVDVVVCDGFVGNVALKLSEGLARSLSHILKDELKSSWLSKLGTLLSFRAFKRFKKVVDYAEYGGAPLLGLKDIVIVAHGKSNELAIINCIRMAATSVRNNANGHLAEGLAAHADLTGKSDKTAA, via the coding sequence ATGCCTAGCATTGAAGCTACCCGGGCACCACGCATTGCCGTGGATGCCATGGGGGGCGATTTCGGCCCCCGTATTGTCGTGCCCGCTGCGGTTGAAGCCGCACGCGAAGGCATTGCTGTTGCCCTTGTCGGTGACGAAGACCATATCAATCGCGAACTTGCCGATCTAAACACCGCCGGGCTGGACATTACCGTTGTCCACGCCTCGCAGGTGGTGGAGATGGATGACAAGCCCGCCGATGCATTGAGACGCAAAAAGGATTCGTCCATCCAGGTGGCTTGCCGTCTGGTGAAAAAGGGCGATGCCGATGGCGTGGTCTCGGCTGGTAATTCCGGCGCTTCCGTGGCCTGCGGTATGTTTATACTGGGCCGTATCAAGGGTGTTTTGCGCCCGGCCCTTGCTGGCATTCTGCCCACGGAGAAGGATCCCGTGGTGCTCATTGACGTGGGTGCCAATGTGGATTCCAAGCCTCAGCATTTAGCGCAGTTTGGTATTATGGCCGATGTCTTCGCCCGGTACGTCCTTGAGATGAAGGATCCCTCCGTGGGGATTCTTTCCATTGGCGAGGAAGAAGGAAAGGGCAACGCCGCTGTGCGTGAGGCCTTTGATTTGCTGCGCAAGTCTGATCTCCGGTTTATCGGCAATGTTGAAGGCCGCGACATCTTTACTGGAGAGGTGGATGTTGTTGTCTGCGATGGCTTTGTAGGTAACGTGGCCCTCAAGTTGTCTGAAGGGTTGGCTCGTTCGTTGAGTCACATTCTTAAGGACGAACTGAAATCCAGCTGGTTGTCCAAGCTTGGAACGCTTTTGTCGTTTCGTGCATTTAAGCGTTTCAAGAAAGTTGTGGACTACGCTGAATATGGCGGCGCTCCGTTACTTGGCTTGAAGGATATTGTGATCGTTGCTCATGGTAAATCCAATGAATTGGCTATAATCAATTGCATTCGCATGGCTGCCACTTCTGTTCGCAACAATGCCAACGGTCACTTGGCTGAAGGGTTGGCTGCACATGCCGATCTGACTGGAAAATCTGACAAAACCGCCGCATAG
- a CDS encoding beta-ketoacyl-ACP synthase III: MMNFILRGFGSYAPERVLTNADLEKIVDTTDEWITTRTGIKERHIAAEGETTSSMAFESSKKALADAGIDPAELTHIICGTFTPDSMIPSAACRLQEKLGIKGQMCVDVQAACSGFLYALQSARGYLCLEPESKVLVVSSETLSRRMNWEDRATCVLFGDASGAAVLTGGEIADGPRVLDIMLGADGALGDLLTVNGGGSAYSYALGDTVGPEYFVEFQGREVFKHAVRNMTSISEAILKRNGFEKSDVDVLITHQANMRIIDAVGRRFNIPEERVFVNIEKYGNTSAASVPVALDEAVKTEFIKKGDLVLTPTFGGGFTWGAALIQF, encoded by the coding sequence ATGATGAACTTCATCCTACGCGGCTTTGGCAGTTACGCCCCCGAGCGTGTCCTGACCAACGCTGACCTCGAAAAAATCGTCGATACCACTGACGAGTGGATAACCACCCGCACAGGCATCAAGGAACGGCACATAGCTGCTGAAGGTGAAACAACGTCTTCCATGGCGTTTGAATCGTCCAAAAAAGCATTGGCCGACGCAGGCATTGATCCTGCCGAATTGACCCATATTATTTGCGGCACATTTACTCCAGATTCCATGATCCCTTCTGCTGCCTGCCGTTTGCAGGAAAAGCTGGGCATCAAGGGGCAGATGTGTGTTGATGTACAGGCCGCATGTTCCGGTTTTCTCTACGCATTGCAATCCGCGCGCGGATATTTGTGTCTGGAGCCGGAGAGCAAAGTCTTGGTCGTTTCCAGTGAAACCCTTTCGCGCAGAATGAATTGGGAAGACCGTGCAACCTGTGTCCTTTTCGGAGACGCTTCAGGCGCAGCGGTTTTGACCGGCGGCGAGATTGCTGATGGTCCCCGCGTGTTGGACATTATGTTGGGAGCCGATGGTGCTCTCGGTGACTTGTTGACCGTCAACGGTGGCGGTTCGGCTTATTCTTATGCTTTGGGCGACACTGTCGGCCCAGAGTATTTTGTTGAATTTCAAGGCCGAGAAGTGTTCAAGCACGCTGTTCGCAACATGACTTCCATAAGCGAAGCCATCCTCAAGCGTAACGGATTCGAAAAATCTGACGTGGATGTGCTTATCACGCATCAGGCGAACATGCGCATTATTGATGCCGTTGGTCGTCGGTTCAATATCCCGGAAGAGAGAGTCTTCGTTAATATCGAGAAATACGGCAACACTTCTGCCGCATCCGTGCCGGTGGCATTGGATGAGGCCGTGAAGACCGAATTTATTAAGAAGGGCGACCTTGTATTGACCCCCACCTTTGGCGGCGGTTTTACCTGGGGTGCAGCCCTGATACAATTCTAG
- a CDS encoding DUF177 domain-containing protein, which translates to MFELWIPISDIAADGRDFTYDDQTLWRDGWKEFTMPVKPGKDLVAEYSLLPQSDNGVLIRGTLKGSVNIICDRCAGLFEFPIDVAYDTFEQIPDEEYDEVPRVRMENGQLQLDLGSVLWEEFALALPFKPLCSEECKGICSGCGKDLNTSECECEQEEGDERLAVFRNLKIK; encoded by the coding sequence ATGTTTGAATTATGGATTCCGATCAGTGATATTGCTGCCGATGGCAGAGACTTTACCTATGACGACCAGACGCTCTGGCGTGATGGGTGGAAAGAGTTCACCATGCCCGTTAAACCGGGTAAGGATTTGGTGGCGGAGTATTCCCTTCTCCCGCAATCCGATAACGGTGTGCTTATTCGTGGAACGCTCAAAGGTTCTGTGAATATTATCTGTGATCGATGTGCAGGGCTTTTTGAATTCCCCATTGATGTCGCTTATGACACTTTTGAGCAGATCCCGGATGAAGAGTATGACGAAGTGCCGCGTGTGCGTATGGAAAACGGTCAGTTGCAGCTCGATCTTGGTTCTGTGTTGTGGGAAGAGTTCGCCTTGGCTCTGCCTTTCAAGCCATTGTGCTCGGAAGAATGCAAGGGTATATGTTCCGGGTGCGGCAAGGACTTAAACACCTCTGAATGCGAATGTGAGCAGGAAGAGGGTGACGAAAGGCTTGCAGTTTTCCGTAACTTGAAGATAAAGTAA
- the rpmF gene encoding 50S ribosomal protein L32 → MAVPKKKTSKSRKGMRRSHDKVAAPNVIYCECGEPTLPHRACAVCGTYKGRQVVSSDDA, encoded by the coding sequence ATGGCAGTCCCCAAGAAAAAGACATCCAAGTCCCGTAAGGGCATGCGCCGCTCCCACGATAAGGTTGCAGCTCCCAATGTTATTTACTGCGAATGCGGCGAGCCCACTCTGCCCCATCGCGCTTGCGCCGTTTGCGGCACCTACAAAGGGCGTCAGGTAGTCAGCAGCGACGATGCCTAG
- a CDS encoding SGNH/GDSL hydrolase family protein yields MLYFSGNCQMDFLSRAVADRGIDTTYRVLASPLTLTSHPGQVPPQLASLVQNMGLENFFHGRLPSNQFQIITPNDPPPELLIMNLFHENSPLFIHKQDKYIFFMDPVVWKSHPKMETWMKAECGMIQPNPTTYLKRYGEMLATLRSMHPDLPIVVVSRLSPYPAFGPEPHSYLDGWADIYREAPAHMKVWERELGNVHTVDMDRIFGGIWNESDKRIESHCPFLKLSLEETDGTATGLHAGRDVEHIGSMWPRLAEKIIAYLKTGRIEYTQNETIPVEWNRPWQPHKLDQSAMLEKLSSGGNYLCAEAVGSFFLDLGTDYTELLAQTGHLTPVCHNTLHMIKTYGRIFKNPLMAQWCEAHRKTAERYTDGGSLYQKDYLKRIDEIKTFVAG; encoded by the coding sequence ATGCTTTACTTTTCGGGCAACTGTCAAATGGATTTCCTCAGTCGGGCTGTGGCAGACCGAGGAATTGACACGACATATCGAGTTCTGGCCTCGCCGCTGACATTGACCAGTCATCCCGGACAAGTACCGCCACAACTCGCCAGTTTGGTCCAAAACATGGGGCTTGAGAACTTCTTCCATGGCCGTCTCCCGAGCAATCAATTTCAGATCATCACGCCGAACGACCCACCACCAGAACTTCTGATCATGAACCTGTTCCATGAGAACTCCCCGCTCTTCATCCACAAGCAGGACAAGTACATTTTCTTCATGGACCCGGTGGTCTGGAAATCACATCCGAAAATGGAAACATGGATGAAGGCCGAATGCGGCATGATTCAACCCAATCCGACCACGTATCTCAAACGATACGGCGAGATGCTGGCAACACTACGATCCATGCACCCAGATCTTCCCATTGTGGTGGTTTCGCGACTCTCTCCTTATCCTGCCTTTGGCCCGGAACCACACTCCTACCTTGACGGATGGGCTGACATCTATCGAGAGGCCCCGGCTCACATGAAAGTCTGGGAAAGAGAACTTGGTAACGTGCACACCGTAGACATGGACCGAATCTTCGGCGGTATCTGGAATGAATCAGACAAGCGCATCGAAAGTCACTGCCCGTTCCTCAAGCTCTCTCTGGAAGAAACAGACGGAACCGCAACAGGCCTACATGCCGGACGAGATGTGGAACATATCGGGTCCATGTGGCCACGGTTGGCAGAAAAAATCATTGCATACCTAAAAACAGGCCGTATCGAATACACGCAAAACGAAACCATCCCGGTTGAATGGAACAGGCCATGGCAACCACACAAACTTGATCAATCCGCCATGCTGGAAAAGCTTTCTTCGGGGGGCAATTATCTCTGTGCCGAAGCTGTGGGGAGTTTCTTCCTTGATCTCGGCACGGACTACACGGAACTGCTGGCCCAAACCGGACACCTGACCCCGGTCTGCCACAACACCCTGCACATGATAAAGACCTATGGCCGCATCTTCAAAAATCCACTGATGGCTCAGTGGTGCGAAGCCCACAGAAAAACCGCCGAACGCTATACGGACGGCGGCTCTCTTTATCAAAAGGATTATCTTAAGCGCATTGATGAAATCAAAACGTTCGTGGCAGGCTAA
- a CDS encoding MBL fold metallo-hydrolase, which produces MSKLTVETFVLGMEETNCYLLSVDGEAVVIDVGTEPQRLIQRIKELGLKLTGVYITHFHIDHVGGVQELLEECPAPVFISGVDEFMKDLSIEAGGCRELVEFLEFPFEEIGPGRRKVLGHDMLVLDTPGHTPGSLSFFFPAAGCVFVGDLIFMIAVGRTDLPRGSSSELLRSIRSRIFILPDATRIYSGHGPMTSVIHEKENNPHFVL; this is translated from the coding sequence ATGAGCAAACTGACTGTTGAAACATTTGTCCTTGGTATGGAAGAGACCAATTGCTATCTGCTCAGCGTAGATGGTGAAGCCGTGGTTATTGATGTGGGGACTGAACCTCAACGACTCATTCAGCGCATTAAAGAGTTGGGACTGAAGTTGACCGGCGTCTATATTACTCATTTCCATATAGATCATGTGGGTGGGGTTCAGGAACTTCTTGAGGAGTGTCCCGCGCCGGTTTTCATCAGTGGTGTTGATGAGTTTATGAAGGACTTGTCTATTGAAGCGGGCGGGTGTCGAGAACTTGTCGAGTTTTTGGAATTTCCCTTTGAAGAGATAGGTCCGGGGCGGCGTAAGGTTCTTGGACACGACATGCTCGTTCTTGATACGCCGGGCCATACTCCGGGTAGTCTTTCCTTTTTCTTCCCGGCGGCGGGTTGCGTCTTTGTGGGCGATCTCATCTTTATGATCGCGGTTGGTCGGACAGACCTGCCTCGGGGGAGTTCGTCAGAGCTTCTTAGGTCAATCCGTTCACGCATTTTTATATTGCCTGATGCCACGCGAATTTATTCCGGTCATGGTCCCATGACATCGGTGATTCATGAAAAAGAAAATAATCCGCATTTTGTCCTCTGA
- the rpmB gene encoding 50S ribosomal protein L28: MSQVCDICGKGPQSGNNVSHSHIKTKRRFMPNLQKVRHQLESGQVVSIKACTRCIRNGAVVKPVARKKTDA; this comes from the coding sequence ATGTCCCAGGTTTGCGATATTTGTGGAAAAGGCCCTCAGAGCGGCAACAATGTCAGCCACTCCCACATCAAGACCAAGCGTCGTTTCATGCCCAACTTGCAGAAGGTTCGTCATCAGCTCGAATCCGGTCAGGTTGTCAGCATCAAGGCCTGTACTCGCTGCATCCGTAACGGTGCCGTGGTCAAGCCCGTCGCTCGCAAAAAAACCGACGCGTAA
- a CDS encoding NifU family protein — translation MRERVEAVLDKVRPMLQSDGGDVELVDITDSGVVQVRLTGACKGCPMSQMTLRNGIERIVLKEIPEVKAVEAV, via the coding sequence ATGCGTGAAAGAGTTGAAGCTGTTCTCGATAAAGTCCGGCCCATGTTGCAGTCAGATGGTGGTGACGTGGAATTGGTGGATATCACCGATTCCGGTGTGGTCCAAGTACGGCTCACCGGAGCCTGTAAAGGATGCCCCATGTCCCAGATGACTCTGAGAAATGGTATCGAACGTATTGTTCTCAAAGAGATACCCGAAGTTAAAGCTGTCGAGGCGGTATAA